A single window of uncultured Pseudodesulfovibrio sp. DNA harbors:
- a CDS encoding ATP-binding cassette domain-containing protein, with product MTERIRTTMSLTVNIHKKLPHFDLQTKFSCAAGELTAIVGPSGAGKTTLVRIIAGLERPDDGAITLNGHTWIDSTTGSFIPTCKRKIGLVFQEYTLFPHMTIRQNIAFGAITPTSVAPLMDTFGIGHLKDQRPASISGGERQRAAFCQALAREPDLLLLDEPFSALDTATRTFLCSLLSDLKKDLDIPILHVTHDLREADHLGDNVIAVESGRIAPDWFNRHQHVPHGSAQLTVPSYS from the coding sequence ATGACCGAAAGGATACGAACAACCATGAGTCTGACCGTCAATATCCATAAAAAGCTTCCACATTTCGATCTGCAAACCAAATTTTCTTGTGCTGCAGGAGAACTGACAGCCATTGTCGGTCCTTCAGGAGCAGGAAAAACTACACTTGTCCGCATCATCGCAGGACTTGAAAGGCCCGATGATGGAGCCATCACACTAAATGGGCATACATGGATAGATTCAACGACGGGGAGCTTTATTCCCACGTGTAAACGCAAAATAGGATTGGTCTTTCAGGAATACACCCTTTTCCCACACATGACGATTCGACAAAACATCGCCTTTGGAGCCATTACACCGACATCGGTTGCCCCTTTGATGGATACCTTCGGAATAGGACATCTCAAAGATCAGCGGCCAGCCTCCATCTCGGGCGGAGAACGCCAGCGTGCAGCCTTTTGTCAGGCACTTGCCAGAGAACCGGATCTACTTCTGCTCGACGAACCATTCTCCGCTCTAGATACGGCCACGCGCACCTTTCTGTGCTCTCTGCTGTCTGATCTCAAAAAGGACCTCGACATTCCCATTCTTCATGTGACCCACGATCTCAGAGAAGCAGATCACCTTGGAGATAATGTTATTGCCGTGGAAAGTGGCCGTATCGCTCCAGACTGGTTCAACCGCCATCAACATGTACCACACGGATCGGCCCAGCTGACCGTCCCCTCATACTCATAA
- the modA gene encoding molybdate ABC transporter substrate-binding protein, translated as MRSTRTLIITTFLILCMATVASAENAVLASGAGYKKMVNALNTAYTKNTGQTVDLLFGNMARVTTLAKKSGNVDIVLGDASFLKKAQLTFSQKQKLGHGKLVLAFAKNRPYSSIADLDKAGRIALPDTHKAIYGKAAREFLESNGNLPGIKPRLLEVSTIPQVFSYLTTNEVDMGFLNLTHALNVADKLGGYVIVDQKGYSPIVILAALLKDSRHIKQAKDFLRFLKTPEAQTILRENGL; from the coding sequence ATGCGCTCAACTCGCACTCTCATCATCACGACTTTTCTTATCCTCTGCATGGCCACCGTTGCGTCGGCAGAAAACGCTGTCCTCGCATCCGGTGCAGGCTACAAGAAAATGGTCAACGCCCTGAACACAGCCTACACGAAAAACACCGGACAAACCGTGGACCTCCTCTTCGGCAACATGGCCCGCGTGACTACTCTGGCAAAAAAGAGCGGCAACGTGGACATCGTCCTTGGTGACGCATCTTTCCTGAAAAAGGCACAACTCACTTTTTCACAAAAACAAAAACTGGGGCATGGAAAACTGGTTCTCGCATTTGCCAAGAACCGCCCATATTCTTCGATTGCTGACTTGGACAAGGCCGGTCGCATCGCCCTGCCTGACACACACAAAGCCATTTATGGAAAGGCTGCAAGGGAATTTCTTGAGTCTAACGGCAACCTTCCCGGCATTAAACCACGATTGCTGGAAGTCTCCACCATTCCTCAAGTCTTCTCCTATTTGACGACCAATGAAGTGGACATGGGCTTCCTGAACCTCACACACGCACTGAACGTGGCCGACAAACTTGGCGGCTATGTCATAGTTGATCAAAAAGGATACTCTCCCATCGTGATTCTCGCTGCCCTGCTCAAAGACAGTCGGCATATAAAACAGGCCAAAGATTTTCTCCGTTTCCTCAAAACGCCCGAAGCCCAAACCATTTTGCGAGAAAACGGGCTGTAG
- a CDS encoding ABC transporter permease subunit, translating to MNFLDILAQPETTGPLVLTLKVLAVSGLLHLVSSILLGYYLTSGKSTMRSVVDFLVTLPLVFPPIATGFILLMLLGRAGLIGQVLPVDIVFSFPGVVIAAFVAGLPLVVKPVEAALRGNVKQLAEASRVLGKSEWQTFWFVLLPNVKRNVASGWFLALGRSLGEVGITLMLGGNIIGRTNTLSLEIYNAVFNGEFERALVLSAIIGIFSLTIFIALKKLSAV from the coding sequence ATGAACTTCCTTGATATTCTGGCACAACCGGAAACCACCGGACCACTCGTCCTCACTCTCAAGGTGCTGGCAGTATCCGGTTTGCTCCATTTGGTGAGCAGTATCCTACTCGGCTATTATCTGACCTCAGGGAAAAGCACGATGCGTTCAGTGGTGGACTTTCTGGTCACCTTGCCGTTAGTCTTTCCGCCCATAGCCACAGGTTTCATTCTGCTCATGCTGCTCGGCAGAGCCGGGCTCATCGGGCAGGTCCTGCCAGTGGATATCGTGTTCAGCTTTCCGGGCGTGGTCATCGCCGCGTTTGTGGCCGGACTTCCATTGGTGGTCAAACCCGTGGAAGCCGCACTTCGGGGCAATGTCAAACAGCTGGCCGAAGCCTCTCGGGTGCTTGGCAAGAGCGAATGGCAAACCTTCTGGTTCGTGTTGTTGCCCAACGTCAAACGCAATGTCGCCTCAGGTTGGTTTCTGGCTCTGGGACGCTCTCTTGGAGAGGTGGGCATCACGCTGATGCTCGGCGGCAACATCATCGGCAGGACCAACACCCTGTCCCTTGAGATTTATAACGCCGTATTCAACGGCGAATTCGAGCGGGCACTGGTCCTGTCCGCTATCATCGGCATATTCTCACTGACCATATTCATCGCACTCAAAAAACTTTCCGCTGTCTAG
- a CDS encoding DUF364 domain-containing protein, with protein sequence MKTTLETVRDKALVLWGKEDILNESITVSAGPLTVEEAIGTPEENDFPIQQGKEKLMEAVFRGERGQAFTDNYGNYTGTLSDVAALTLDNNFNRAVFVATLNAVSRSLGLAKGTVHCKDCGPKDCSKKIFDHIKGNYGKCRITIIGFQPALAEALNKETEVRLIDLDPDNIGETKRGVLVEGGEATAEAIDWCDLLLVTGTTLANSTIDLFLTKKPVLFYGTTISGGAALMEWDRFCPQSS encoded by the coding sequence ATGAAAACCACATTGGAAACCGTCCGCGACAAGGCCCTTGTTCTCTGGGGCAAAGAAGATATCCTTAACGAAAGCATCACGGTTTCAGCCGGTCCCCTGACCGTCGAGGAAGCTATTGGCACCCCTGAAGAAAACGACTTTCCCATTCAGCAGGGTAAAGAAAAATTGATGGAGGCCGTATTTCGCGGAGAACGCGGGCAGGCTTTTACAGATAACTACGGCAACTACACCGGCACCTTGAGCGATGTAGCCGCCTTGACGCTGGACAACAACTTCAACCGTGCCGTGTTTGTCGCCACACTCAATGCCGTTTCCCGCTCGCTCGGCCTGGCAAAAGGCACAGTTCATTGCAAGGATTGCGGCCCCAAGGACTGTTCGAAAAAGATATTTGATCACATCAAGGGAAATTACGGAAAATGCCGCATCACCATCATCGGATTTCAGCCAGCACTGGCCGAAGCACTCAATAAGGAAACCGAAGTACGGCTCATTGACCTCGACCCGGACAATATCGGAGAGACAAAACGCGGAGTGCTTGTAGAAGGAGGCGAAGCCACGGCAGAAGCGATTGACTGGTGCGATCTATTGCTTGTCACCGGCACCACGCTTGCCAACAGCACCATTGATTTGTTCCTGACCAAAAAACCGGTGCTTTTCTATGGCACCACCATCTCCGGCGGGGCCGCTCTCATGGAGTGGGACCGATTCTGTCCGCAGAGCTCCTAA
- a CDS encoding histidine phosphatase family protein, which produces MIVLMRHAQKEDSKGRCIGRTPLPLSDVGREQAESLVDSVCDIGFKRLCASPAQRALDTIGPLSQKLGMSVDTIPALDEIDMGIWDGLPFDQIRREYFAKYAERGDRFGSFCAPSGESFSDVADRAMIALEELAHGASPVLAVTHAGVLRSVLCRVTGHPLDDLFHFKPDYAHCVLFRSGNNGLELVADNVSPDDLSSFF; this is translated from the coding sequence ATGATCGTATTGATGCGCCATGCGCAGAAAGAAGATTCCAAGGGGCGATGTATTGGAAGAACTCCGTTGCCGTTGTCAGATGTCGGACGCGAGCAGGCAGAATCTCTTGTCGATTCAGTGTGTGATATAGGGTTCAAACGACTTTGTGCGAGTCCGGCGCAGCGGGCTTTGGATACTATCGGTCCACTGTCTCAGAAGTTGGGTATGTCGGTGGACACCATCCCTGCGCTGGATGAAATCGATATGGGGATATGGGATGGTCTTCCTTTTGATCAGATCCGTCGAGAATATTTTGCGAAGTATGCTGAACGCGGTGATCGATTTGGTTCATTTTGCGCTCCGTCCGGTGAAAGCTTTTCGGATGTGGCTGACCGGGCTATGATTGCCCTAGAAGAACTGGCGCACGGCGCGAGTCCTGTCTTGGCCGTGACGCACGCAGGAGTTCTTCGATCAGTGCTTTGTCGGGTAACAGGTCACCCTTTGGATGACCTGTTTCATTTCAAACCCGACTATGCGCATTGCGTATTGTTTCGGTCAGGGAATAATGGGTTGGAGTTGGTTGCGGACAACGTTTCCCCTGACGATTTGTCATCTTTTTTTTGA
- a CDS encoding DVU_1551 family NTP transferase, giving the protein MKALAAIIPAAGLSSRMGDFKPLLPLGDGTVLSRCVDVFRENGVEQVIVVTGRRSGEVAEAAQQAGAIAVHNADFEQGMYSSVLTGVQALGDDFSAFFMLPVDIPLVRLETVGRLIDEFEQASPSILYPRFMGERGHPPLISRDLIPAIVSHDGTGGLRTVLDQNETGARDLDVADFGTVHDLDYPADYTLAQSLVDSPYPSHEECCQLWEMYSVPSNIVRHCQAVSRVAEALCKRLNFQRNGNGLDVALVRGAALTHDIGKGTKRHEIVGAERLHAHGFHVAADIALEHFDLLLPSEEPITEKEVVFLADKLVCGEKPVPLKVRYMNKIEQYRHEPGVEEAILGRLERATDIMARFDREMGVYAEQLAQEVLA; this is encoded by the coding sequence ATGAAAGCCCTGGCCGCAATAATACCGGCGGCTGGTCTTTCTTCCCGTATGGGTGATTTCAAGCCCCTGTTACCGTTGGGAGACGGAACAGTGTTGTCTCGGTGCGTTGATGTATTCCGAGAAAATGGTGTTGAGCAAGTTATTGTGGTCACGGGAAGACGGAGCGGAGAAGTGGCCGAGGCCGCACAGCAGGCCGGTGCTATTGCGGTGCATAATGCTGATTTTGAGCAGGGAATGTACTCCTCGGTGCTGACAGGCGTTCAGGCCTTGGGAGATGATTTTTCGGCGTTTTTTATGCTTCCGGTAGATATTCCGTTGGTCCGTTTGGAAACTGTTGGCCGTCTCATTGATGAATTTGAACAGGCCTCTCCCTCCATTTTGTATCCTCGTTTTATGGGAGAACGAGGTCATCCACCGTTGATCAGCCGTGATTTGATTCCTGCAATTGTGAGCCACGATGGAACAGGAGGATTGCGGACCGTGTTGGATCAAAATGAAACCGGGGCGCGCGATTTGGACGTGGCTGATTTTGGAACTGTGCACGATTTGGATTATCCGGCAGATTATACGTTGGCCCAATCTTTGGTAGATTCCCCGTATCCGAGCCATGAAGAGTGCTGTCAGTTGTGGGAAATGTATTCTGTTCCTTCGAATATAGTCCGGCATTGTCAGGCTGTATCGCGTGTGGCCGAAGCCCTGTGCAAGCGGTTGAACTTTCAGCGCAACGGCAATGGCCTTGATGTCGCACTGGTTCGGGGGGCGGCTTTGACTCATGATATCGGCAAGGGAACCAAGCGGCATGAGATAGTGGGAGCCGAGCGGCTGCATGCGCATGGTTTTCATGTTGCTGCGGATATTGCCTTGGAACATTTCGATTTGTTGCTTCCATCGGAGGAACCGATTACGGAAAAAGAAGTTGTGTTCCTTGCGGATAAATTGGTGTGCGGAGAGAAACCTGTTCCCCTCAAAGTCCGTTACATGAACAAGATAGAGCAATATCGCCACGAACCGGGCGTGGAAGAGGCCATACTTGGCCGATTGGAACGAGCTACGGATATCATGGCCCGTTTTGATCGGGAAATGGGTGTTTACGCCGAGCAGTTGGCGCAGGAGGTTTTGGCATGA
- a CDS encoding XdhC/CoxI family protein yields the protein MKAFVRSICELIGQDETFVMATVVESSGSTPRSSGAKMAVRGDGSILGTVGGGLVEAKACKDGRAMIDTGDGRVSLTFVDMTQELAANSDMICGGGLSVLLEVVEPSGPCAQAYLEVNELLRRGVRSSLASKFEGTTDFCAVEHQVLKEQADGDTPVFEKNSNGMELTEPFIPPASLYIFGAGHVSLFTARTASMIGFRTVVLDDREDFANEARFPEADEVVVLPSFAGCCDGLNMDENSFVIIVTRGHLHDRNVLAEVLRTKARYVGMIGSKKKRDKIYDSLLADGFTQKDIDRCHCPIGLTIGAQTPEEIAVSICGELIQVRSGVA from the coding sequence ATGAAAGCTTTTGTGCGTTCCATATGTGAACTTATTGGACAGGATGAAACTTTTGTCATGGCAACGGTGGTGGAAAGCTCCGGGTCCACACCTCGTTCGTCCGGGGCAAAAATGGCTGTGCGCGGTGACGGGTCCATCCTCGGCACCGTGGGTGGTGGATTGGTGGAGGCCAAGGCCTGCAAGGATGGTCGGGCCATGATCGACACCGGAGATGGTAGGGTCAGTCTGACGTTTGTCGATATGACACAGGAACTCGCTGCCAATTCGGACATGATTTGCGGTGGAGGTCTGAGCGTGTTGCTTGAAGTTGTTGAACCGAGTGGCCCGTGTGCTCAGGCATACCTTGAAGTAAACGAATTGTTGCGGCGTGGCGTGCGGTCTTCTCTCGCTTCGAAATTTGAGGGGACTACCGATTTTTGTGCTGTGGAGCATCAGGTCCTTAAAGAGCAAGCCGATGGTGATACGCCTGTTTTTGAAAAGAATTCGAACGGCATGGAACTAACTGAGCCGTTTATTCCTCCAGCATCTCTTTATATTTTTGGGGCAGGACATGTCTCCCTGTTTACAGCCCGCACGGCGTCCATGATTGGATTCAGGACAGTGGTCCTTGATGACCGGGAGGATTTTGCCAATGAAGCCCGTTTTCCGGAGGCCGATGAAGTGGTTGTTTTGCCTTCTTTTGCCGGATGCTGCGACGGTCTGAATATGGATGAAAATTCATTCGTCATCATTGTGACCAGAGGGCATTTGCACGATCGTAATGTGTTGGCCGAAGTACTGCGGACCAAGGCCCGATACGTGGGCATGATCGGGAGCAAGAAGAAACGCGATAAGATTTACGATTCCCTGCTGGCTGATGGGTTCACGCAGAAGGATATTGATCGTTGTCATTGTCCTATTGGACTGACGATCGGTGCGCAGACACCTGAGGAGATAGCTGTTTCCATTTGTGGCGAACTGATTCAGGTGCGTTCGGGGGTCGCATGA
- a CDS encoding DVU_1553 family AMP-dependent CoA ligase: protein MGLPALDQWLIRRMGWQGAVPPTVRDVRQWQLAQLRDTVAHAQDNSPFYARHLGGVEASAIQSAEAYSRLPMMTPEDIRSGGEQLLCVSQDEIARVVTLTTSGTTGQPKRIFHTADDLEATVDYFSWGMTNLVESGQTALVLMPGERPGGVGRLLVDALDRTGARAVTHGVMQNVNIALDQYLKEDAQCIVGSSAHVNMFASAWEKRGLPSGKIQSVLLCWDAAPNAVVHNVERIFGCSVLRHWGMIETGLGGAVECFPHSGMHLRETDVFMEIVDPDTGTLLSDGEFGEMVVSTPLRYGMPLIRYRTGDMGRILPDRCECKSPLRRLDTQVFRKEDGLSVGSGRLTLRELNEVLYGVPGLEDFGAWCVDGQLRVVACGDQTALPDLIRTALGSMPVVEQGIEEGLLSLDVIIKDDGTPAIPGLGKRSILRELEN from the coding sequence ATGGGCCTGCCAGCGCTTGATCAATGGCTTATTCGCCGTATGGGGTGGCAGGGAGCCGTGCCGCCAACTGTCCGTGATGTTCGCCAGTGGCAGCTTGCCCAATTGCGTGACACAGTGGCCCATGCTCAGGACAACAGTCCGTTTTATGCGCGCCATCTTGGGGGCGTTGAAGCTTCGGCCATACAGTCTGCGGAGGCGTATTCTCGTTTGCCCATGATGACGCCCGAAGATATTCGTAGCGGTGGCGAGCAACTTTTATGCGTGTCACAGGACGAGATTGCACGGGTGGTGACGTTGACTACGTCCGGTACTACGGGACAACCCAAGCGAATTTTTCATACGGCTGATGACCTTGAGGCCACAGTTGATTATTTCAGTTGGGGGATGACCAATTTGGTTGAGTCAGGCCAGACCGCACTCGTACTTATGCCGGGAGAAAGACCCGGGGGAGTAGGTCGTCTCTTGGTCGATGCACTTGATCGGACCGGGGCGCGAGCCGTTACGCATGGAGTGATGCAGAATGTTAATATTGCGCTCGATCAATATCTCAAGGAAGACGCCCAGTGTATTGTCGGATCATCGGCCCATGTGAACATGTTTGCCAGTGCATGGGAAAAGCGCGGGTTGCCTTCGGGTAAAATTCAGTCAGTTCTTTTATGTTGGGATGCGGCTCCAAATGCTGTGGTGCACAATGTCGAACGTATTTTTGGATGTTCTGTGTTGCGTCATTGGGGCATGATTGAGACGGGCCTTGGTGGGGCAGTGGAGTGCTTCCCTCATTCAGGAATGCATCTGCGGGAAACCGACGTATTTATGGAAATCGTTGACCCGGATACAGGTACGTTGTTGTCAGACGGAGAATTTGGCGAGATGGTTGTTTCTACGCCGCTTCGTTACGGGATGCCGCTTATTCGCTACCGGACCGGCGACATGGGGAGAATCCTCCCTGACAGGTGTGAATGTAAAAGTCCTTTGCGCCGACTTGATACACAGGTATTTCGAAAGGAAGACGGATTATCTGTTGGTTCAGGTCGGTTGACTCTGCGGGAATTGAATGAAGTTCTATACGGAGTGCCGGGGCTGGAAGATTTTGGTGCATGGTGTGTAGATGGGCAATTGCGTGTTGTGGCGTGCGGGGATCAAACCGCATTGCCCGATTTGATACGCACAGCCCTTGGCTCCATGCCGGTCGTTGAGCAGGGGATTGAAGAGGGACTGCTCTCGTTGGATGTTATAATCAAAGACGATGGGACCCCGGCTATTCCGGGACTGGGAAAACGATCCATACTGAGAGAACTGGAGAATTGA
- a CDS encoding radical SAM (seleno)protein TrsS, whose amino-acid sequence MSRIPRSVCPVCLKPISAEHETVGEETFLVKTCPEHGEFKTVVWRGEPAFSDWSRVKIPSPPKKPFTRVDKGCPLDCGLCDAHRQHTCTAVIEVTWRCDLGCPVCFASSGKSAPPDPTHAELGFLFDRVKEASGYCNIQLSGGEPTVRDDLSDVIRLAKSKGFPFVQLNTNGLRIGREKGYAMSLAEAGLDSVFLQFDGLSDDVYQALRGRSLVDLKLAALRALAEAGIGVVLVPTIIPGVNDHSLGAIIKLAAENSPHVRGVHFQPVSYFGRYAESPTDAGRITLPELMRRLEEQTDGALQATHFMPPGCEHSHCSFHANYMVREDGRLQKLSAEGKCGCQPRPASEGADKAKAFVKRQWAAPEKILPMADAPDALDAFISRAATHTLAVSAMAFQDAWTLDLERLKGCCIHEVSPDGRLIPFCAYNLTSMDGETLYRGKCHGPASA is encoded by the coding sequence ATGAGTCGTATTCCGCGAAGCGTCTGCCCTGTGTGTTTGAAGCCTATTTCGGCAGAGCATGAAACCGTAGGTGAAGAGACTTTTCTCGTAAAAACGTGCCCTGAACATGGCGAATTCAAGACTGTTGTCTGGCGTGGTGAACCTGCGTTTTCGGATTGGTCTCGGGTGAAGATTCCTTCTCCTCCGAAAAAGCCTTTTACCCGTGTTGATAAAGGGTGCCCGCTTGATTGCGGGTTGTGTGATGCCCACCGACAGCACACTTGTACAGCGGTTATTGAAGTAACGTGGCGTTGCGACTTAGGCTGTCCGGTTTGTTTTGCTTCATCCGGCAAGAGTGCACCACCAGACCCGACTCATGCTGAACTTGGTTTTTTGTTTGATCGGGTCAAGGAAGCATCCGGGTATTGTAATATTCAACTTTCTGGCGGTGAACCCACGGTGCGTGATGATCTGTCGGATGTGATTCGGCTTGCCAAGTCCAAGGGATTCCCTTTTGTTCAACTCAATACCAATGGGTTACGCATCGGCCGCGAAAAAGGTTACGCGATGTCGTTGGCCGAAGCCGGGCTTGATTCCGTCTTTTTGCAATTCGATGGGTTGAGTGACGATGTGTATCAGGCCTTGCGTGGTCGTTCCCTTGTTGATCTTAAGTTGGCCGCGCTCCGAGCCTTGGCTGAAGCAGGTATCGGCGTGGTGCTTGTCCCCACAATCATACCGGGGGTTAATGATCATTCATTGGGTGCCATTATTAAACTGGCAGCCGAGAATTCACCCCATGTTCGTGGTGTGCATTTTCAGCCTGTGAGTTATTTTGGGCGATACGCAGAATCGCCGACTGATGCAGGGCGGATCACTTTGCCCGAACTCATGCGTCGCCTTGAAGAACAGACAGACGGTGCTCTTCAGGCAACCCATTTCATGCCGCCTGGGTGTGAACATTCACATTGCTCTTTTCACGCCAATTACATGGTGAGAGAGGACGGACGGTTGCAGAAGCTTTCCGCTGAAGGCAAGTGCGGATGTCAGCCTCGTCCAGCTTCGGAAGGAGCGGACAAGGCCAAGGCTTTTGTAAAACGTCAATGGGCAGCACCAGAAAAGATATTGCCCATGGCTGACGCGCCAGATGCTCTTGATGCTTTTATCAGCCGTGCGGCAACACATACTCTTGCGGTATCCGCCATGGCGTTTCAGGATGCCTGGACTTTGGATTTGGAGCGCCTCAAAGGGTGTTGTATTCATGAAGTTTCCCCGGATGGGAGATTGATTCCATTTTGTGCCTACAATTTAACCTCCATGGACGGAGAAACCTTGTACAGAGGCAAATGTCATGGGCCTGCCAGCGCTTGA
- a CDS encoding DVU_1555 family C-GCAxxG-C-C protein, with the protein MLDDTGLKMMELGGKGYCCSQIMVMLALDEMGRDNPDLIRAASGLCNGLGDCSGVCGVYTGAAVLLGLYGGKGEDMEEPADVLPLMLEELRDWFVDTTKHYGGTACKDILDGQCGQPDTTRCGGLVAATYARIREILVDNGLDPSEGRSLS; encoded by the coding sequence ATGTTGGATGATACAGGTCTCAAGATGATGGAATTGGGCGGCAAAGGGTATTGTTGCAGTCAGATTATGGTCATGTTGGCTCTTGATGAAATGGGCCGTGACAACCCTGACTTGATTCGGGCCGCTTCCGGGCTATGTAATGGCTTGGGCGATTGTTCCGGTGTGTGCGGCGTCTACACCGGGGCAGCGGTGTTGCTTGGATTGTATGGCGGTAAAGGTGAAGACATGGAGGAACCTGCGGATGTCTTGCCATTGATGCTCGAAGAGTTGCGCGATTGGTTTGTCGACACCACGAAACATTATGGCGGCACGGCATGTAAGGATATTCTGGATGGTCAGTGCGGCCAGCCTGATACGACTCGTTGTGGTGGATTGGTGGCTGCGACGTATGCCCGGATACGTGAAATTTTGGTGGACAACGGACTGGACCCGTCCGAAGGGCGCTCCTTGTCATGA
- a CDS encoding DVU_1556 family methyltransferase — MPEPCVPLWEKPSLRAVAGETLRPGGFSLTDRAAEFVGVVPGWRILDVGSGLGATVERLRSRFGADAWGVESSNVQIERGGGANVIQAQGDALPFQDEKFKAVFCECVLSLFADPQKGLAEFYRVLQPQGYLVLADLHAEQPSLPDGSSCAGRAVPLAVTRERVEACGFTVRLVEDHSRQLKDLAAKLLFAGGETTGTCDGDLGYYLMIAQKGSEPHVG, encoded by the coding sequence GTGCCTGAACCGTGTGTACCTCTTTGGGAAAAACCGTCATTGCGCGCCGTAGCAGGCGAGACTTTACGGCCCGGTGGTTTTTCTTTGACGGACCGAGCCGCTGAATTTGTCGGAGTAGTTCCCGGCTGGCGGATTCTTGATGTGGGCAGTGGACTGGGAGCCACGGTTGAACGATTACGCTCCCGTTTCGGAGCAGATGCCTGGGGTGTGGAATCGTCAAATGTGCAGATTGAACGTGGTGGAGGGGCGAATGTCATTCAGGCACAAGGTGATGCCCTGCCGTTTCAGGACGAAAAATTTAAGGCCGTTTTTTGTGAGTGTGTGTTGTCGTTGTTTGCTGATCCTCAGAAGGGACTTGCAGAGTTTTATCGAGTACTTCAACCGCAAGGGTACCTTGTCCTTGCTGATTTGCATGCAGAGCAGCCGAGCCTGCCGGATGGGAGTTCCTGTGCCGGACGCGCCGTGCCGCTTGCTGTCACGCGGGAACGGGTGGAGGCGTGTGGCTTCACGGTGCGTCTGGTTGAGGATCATTCCCGACAGTTGAAGGATTTGGCGGCCAAATTACTGTTCGCCGGAGGGGAAACAACCGGGACATGTGATGGCGATCTTGGGTATTATTTGATGATTGCGCAAAAAGGGAGTGAGCCTCATGTTGGATGA
- a CDS encoding DVU_1557 family redox protein, with amino-acid sequence MSVIRVPEAEVSGWKCATCDKELVLAPVELEYLDSLFNVELPTCPLCGFVFIPEGLALGKMNQVEHLLEDK; translated from the coding sequence ATGAGTGTGATTAGAGTACCGGAAGCGGAAGTTTCAGGGTGGAAATGTGCGACCTGCGACAAAGAATTGGTTTTGGCTCCGGTTGAGTTGGAGTATCTCGATTCATTGTTCAATGTGGAATTGCCAACCTGTCCCTTATGCGGATTTGTGTTTATCCCAGAAGGGTTGGCACTCGGCAAGATGAATCAGGTCGAACATTTGTTGGAGGACAAGTAA